A genomic region of Dermacentor andersoni chromosome 9, qqDerAnde1_hic_scaffold, whole genome shotgun sequence contains the following coding sequences:
- the LOC126527650 gene encoding uncharacterized protein — MPDHGRGSLHRVCDSVSGVNWRPTRFVDELMLTRYACCVCHVIPSTTVVLPCGHALCEQCQAGCVIEDGGSVCPLDGKPFSGDECDSCHLSAKKKRDLKAHCWNEAHGCDFVGTLETILRHFEAECAFHAFPCQQCGESVPNTKLAAHYIGDCANASSSAAQAESSRQGGTIVVTASDVTAAGREIRTSVRYACEDEVTVLQSQVNERAEAARMQSATLASSIEALSASVALAAEKLSELFGEQSQLQQRLRAGLAGESRVAREGGATDAASSSGASTRRRQGTDILRNLEHLVGESVLCLRSLLQVAKSDNKQPMLQLFLLPPRIDEATEGCVDTCASNSVTVNEVVYHALLSNFLWMGTCHSIPIRLHRRDVWFRVAVSAEVMKERVKEWGKMVKITWIAKPENSKLPEVIRVSLLGREGSSDLSLQNWSEKCQQVYLLERLCPPYSRGCYIFEIAIRD, encoded by the exons ATGCCCGACCACGGACGGGGATCTCTGCACCGAGTGTGCGACTCGGTCAGCGGCGTCAACTGGCGCCCGACGCGGTTCGTCGACGAGCTGATGCTGACTCGTTACGCCTGCTGCGTGTGTCACGTGATTCCGAGCACGACGGTAGTACTGCCCTGTGGTCACGCCCTGTGCGAGCAGTGCCAGGCAGGTTGCGTCATCGAAGATGGCGGAAGCGTGTGTCCCCTGGACGGAAAGCCGTTCAGCGGGGACGAGTGCGACAGTTGTCACCTGTCAGCTAAGAAAAAGCGCGACCTGAAG GCTCACTGCTGGAACGAAGCCCACGGCTGCGATTTTGTTGGCACCCTGGAGACCATTCTACGACACTTCGAGGCAGAGTGCGCCTTCCACGCATTTCCGTGTCAACAATGCGGCGAGAGCGTCCCGAACACCAAGCTTGCGGCCCACTACATCGGCGATTGCGCAAACGCATCGTCATCAGCGGCACAGGCCGAGTCATCGCGACAAGGTGGCACCATCGTCGTCACTGCCAGTGACGTCACTGCAGCCGGACGGGAAATCAGAACGTCGGTGAGGTACGCTTGTGAGGACGAGGTCACGGTGCTTCAGAGTCAGGTCAACGAACGCGCGGAGGCCGCCAGAATGCAAAGCGCCACGCTCGCATCTAGTATAGAGGCGCTGAGTGCCAGCGTTGCGCTCGCCGCAGAGAAACTATCGGAGCTGTTCGGCGAGCAATCGCAGTTGCAACAGCGCTTGCGCGCTGGGTTAGCCGGGGAAAGTCGTGTGGCCCGAGAAGGTGGGGCGACTGACGCGGCCAGTTCTTCCGGCGCAAGTACGCGTAGGCGGCAGGGGACGGACATCCTTCGAAATTTGGAACACCTGGTTGGCGAGTCGGTCCTGTGCCTCCGAAGCTTACTGCAAGTCGCAAAGAGCGATAACAAGCAACCGATGCTTCAGTTGTTCCTGCTTCCTCCCAGAATAGACGAGGCGACGGAAGGGTGTGTTGACACGTGCGCGTCAAACAGCGTAACAGTGAACGAAGTAGTCTATCATGCGCTTCTATCAAACTTTTTGTGGATGGGTACCTGTCACAGCATCCCCATACGGTTGCACAGGCGAGACGTGTGGTTTAGAGTGGCTGTCAGTGCTGAAGTAATGAAAGAACGCGTAAAAGAATGGGGAAAAATGGTCAAGATCACTTGGATTGCCAAGCCAGAAAATAGCAAACTTCCGGAAGTCATTAGAGTATCGCTACTGGGCAGAGAGGGTTCTTCTGATTTAAGTTTGCAGAACTGGAGTGAAAAGTGTCAGCAAGTATATTTATTGGAACGCTTGTGCCCCCCCTACTCCAGGGGGTGCTACATATTTGAAATCGCCATACGTGACTGA
- the LOC126527734 gene encoding uncharacterized protein, whose protein sequence is MPDPAASAVHTLSGHNVVGANWRPIHFTKEVPQSRVCSLCRTVPSRTVELPCSHFLCDSCNDARDQDGRCMCPLDLQPFDEGECLWNDFPASRASSLKAHCWNECNGCEFVGTIEAVLLHYERECVLHTLQCPRCARRVKRTELAAHYVAGCSRGDSCSAQNCERGDSLAVRDPSETMDEMTSIPTGPCHQQLAIARRRMDELLQLFRNCEAVRLSEISDVVMSSEENLVHKMEEFKSSICCTVAQLNTGLTELKVLFRDPCSDHLPNLQGQMNEVVDQSKANYAALVREMTAALRDSESNLGVKIDTLQAHLSSTLALKLQPLQRVLDCCEQKKLSSESEGAVAATSSGKTNMPWQSEKKLILRKLDELASASLRTLELMRQECLSHGGRPWISEVCCTSGAYVVTLRNAGKIFSLKAGVFAEWILRHRSDIFLHIVFANTAVGRFVVLVRGLSFADTPWYSCDNAALTVLNENQCNDNCIDCAPGAFSESDASTNDVLFYVETRTLGAEGFIKGGELKFRLQL, encoded by the exons ATGCCGGACCCGGCGGCAAGTGCGGTGCATACGTTGAGCGGCCACAACGTCGTTGGAGCGAACTGGCGCCCGATCCACTTCACAAAAGAAGTGCCGCAGTCGCGCGTCTGTAGCCTCTGCCGCACGGTTCCCAGTAGAACGGTGGAGCTGCCCTGCTCGCACTTCCTGTGTGATTCCTGCAACGACGCCAGAGATCAAGATGGCCGCTGCATGTGTCCCTTGGACCTGCAACCGTTCGACGAGGGCGAGTGCTTATGGAATGACTTCCCTGCCTCGAGAGCGAGCAGCCTCAAG gcCCATTGCTGGAATGAATGCAACGGCTGCGAGTTCGTAGGCACCATCGAAGCTGTACTGCTTCACTACGAGAGAGAGTGCGTCTTGCATACCCTCCAGTGCCCACGGTGTGCACGCAGAGTGAAGCGCACAGAGCTTGCCGCGCACTATGTGGCCGGATGCTCCCGCGGTGATTCGTGTTCTGCACAGAATTGCGAACGTGGCGATTCACTAGCCGTTCGTGACCCGAGTGAAACAATGGACGAAATGACGTCCATTCCGACAGGCCCGTGTCACCAGCAGTTGGCAATAGCTCGGAGGCGAATGGACGAACTCTTGCAACTATTTAGGAACTGTGAAGCCGTGCGTTTGTCGGAGATCAGCGACGTGGTCATGAGTTCCGAGGAAAACTTGGTGCACAAAATGGAAGAATTCAAGTCAAGTATCTGCTGTACGGTTGCACAGCTGAACACCGGTCTGACAGAGCTGAAGGTGCTATTCAGAGATCCGTGCTCTGATCACCTGCCCAATCTTCAGGGTCAAATGAACGAAGTCGTCGATCAATCAAAGGCCAATTACGCTGCCTTAGTTCGGGAAATGACCGCGGCGCTTAGAGACTCGGAAAGTAACTTGGGGGTAAAAATTGATACACTTCAGGCACATCTCTCTTCGACGCTAGcactgaaactgcagcctcttcaAAGAGTGCTTGACTGCTGTGAGCAGAAAAAATTATCTTCGGAAAGTGAAGGTGCCGTTGCTGCGACCAGTTCAGGGAAAACGAACATGCCGTGGCAGTCGGAAAAGAAGCTCATCCTTCGAAAGTTGGATGAATTAGCCAGTGCATCACTACGCACCCTGGAATTAATGCGGCAGGAgtgtctgtcgcatggcggccgCCCATGGATTTCTGAAGTGTGTTGCACTTCAGGTGCGTACGTTGTAACTTTGAGAAACGCTGGCAAAATATTTAGCCTGAAGGCAGGCGTCTTCGCAGAGTGGATTCTCCGGCACCGCAGTGATATCTTTTTGCACATTGTCTTTGCGAATACCGCTGTAGGGCGATTTGTAGTACTGGTCCGCGGTCTTTCATTTGCGGACACTCCTTGGTATTCCTGCGACAATGCCGCACTGACGGTACTAAACGAGAACCAGTGTAATGACAATTGCATTGATTGCGCTCCTGGTGCTTTCAGCGAATCCGACGCTTCAACAAATGACGTGTTATTTTACGTTGAAACCCGAACGCTCGGTGCAGAGGGCTTTATAAAAGGCGGAGAACTTAAGTTTCGGCTTCAACTTTGA